One Oncorhynchus clarkii lewisi isolate Uvic-CL-2024 chromosome 31, UVic_Ocla_1.0, whole genome shotgun sequence DNA segment encodes these proteins:
- the LOC139390551 gene encoding ubiquitin-conjugating enzyme E2 K-like, with the protein MANIAVQRIKREFKEVLKSEETSRNQIKVDLVDENFTELKGEIAGPPDTPYEGGRYQLEIKIPETYPFNPPKVRFITKIWHPNISSVTGAICLDILKDQWAAAMTLRTVLLSLQALLAAAEPDDPQDAVVANQYKQNPEMFKQTARLWSHVYAGAPSSSPEYTRKIDKLCAMGFDKNAVIVALSSKSWDVETATELLLSN; encoded by the exons ATGGCCAACATCGCGGTTCAAAGGATAAAACGGGAATTTAAAGAGGTTCTCAAAAGCGAGGAG ACGAGTAGAAACCAGATAAAGGTGGACCTAGTGGATGAGAACTTCACAGAGCTGAAGGGGGAGATTGCAGGGCCACCTGACACGCCGTATGAAG GTGGCAGATATCAACTAGAAATTAAAATTCCAGAAACATATCCCTTCAATCCACCAAAg GTGCGATTTATCACAAAGATCTGGCATCCCAACATCAGCTCAGTCACAGGTGCTATATGTCTGGACATCCTCAAAGACCAGTG GGCGGCAGCTATGACGCTGAGGACAGTGCTGTTGTCACTACAGGCCTTACTGGCAGCTGCAGAGCCAGATGACCCACAGGACGCTGTGGTGGCCAATCAG tataaGCAGAACCCAGAGATGTTCAAACAGACGGCCAGACTCTGGTCTCATGTGTATGCTGGCGCCCCCTCCTCCAGCCCAGAGTACACACGCAAAATAGACAAACTCTGTGCCATGGGCTTTGACAAA AATGCAGTAATAGTGGCGTTGTCGTCGAAATCCTGGGATGTGGAGACAGCAACAGAGCTACTGCTCAGTAACTGA